The Mauremys mutica isolate MM-2020 ecotype Southern chromosome 1, ASM2049712v1, whole genome shotgun sequence genome has a segment encoding these proteins:
- the LOC123350173 gene encoding olfactory receptor 52B2-like: MPGDNHTFFVPVTYILTGIPGTEESQVWISIPFCLMYVVTLFGNSLLLFIILTEQSLHKPMYLFVSMLAAADLLLSTTAVPKMLAIFWFRAGEISFAACLTQMFFIHVSFIAESAILLAMAFDRYVAICDPLAYTIILTKSLVGKMGLAVVTRSFCIIFPIIFLVKQLKFCRTNLLPHTYCEHLAIARLACDDITVNVWYGVAVAILVIGLDAVLIALSYGLILRAVFRLPSKDARLKSLRTCSSHLCVILMFYIPSFFSSFAHRFGHIIPGYILNLLANLYVFIPPMLNPIVYGVTTKEILKRGINVFHRWCRRSSLLS, encoded by the coding sequence ATGCCAGGTGACAATCACACCTTTTTTGTCCCCGTGACTTACATCCTGACCGGCATCCCGGGTACGGAGGAGTCTCaggtctggatctccatcccgtTCTGTCTGATGTACGTTGTGACACTTTTTGGGAACTCTCTCCTACTATTCATCATACTAACAGAACAAAGCCTCCATAAGCCCATGTATCTATTTGTgtccatgctggctgctgctgatcTGCTGTTATCTACCACGGCAGTGCCCAAGATGCTGGCTATATTCTGGTTTAGAGCGGGGGAAATTTCTTTTGCTGCCTGCCTGacccagatgttcttcatccATGTCAGTTTTATTGCTGAGTCGGCCattctgctggccatggcgtttgATCGGTACGTTGCCATCTGCGACCCCCTGGCATACACCATCATACTAACCAAGTCTCTGGTTGGGAAGATGGGCCTGGCAGTTGTCACAAGAAGTTTCTGTATCATTTTCCCTATCATCTTTCTTGTGAAGCAGCTGAAATTCTGCAGAAccaacctcctgcctcacacCTATTGCGAGCACCTGGCCATAGCGCGGCTGGCCTGCGACGACATCACAGTCAATGTCTGGTATGGCGTAGCTGTGGCTATTTTAGTAATTGGTTTGGATGCTGTGCTCATTGCTTTGTCTTATGGGCTGATCCTCAGGGCCGTCTTCCGGCTCCCCtccaaggacgcccggctcaagtcTCTccgcacctgcagctcccacctctgtgtcataCTGATGTTCTACATCCCatcttttttctcctcttttgcaCACCGATTTGGGCACATCATCCCAGGTTATATTCTCAACCTCCTGGCCAACCTCTATGTGTTCATTccccccatgctaaaccccatcgTTTATGGAGTGACAACAAAAGAGATCCTGAAACGGGGGATCAATGTGTTTCATCGGTGGTGCAGGAGAAGCTCCCTGCTGAGCTAA